A genomic window from Pecten maximus chromosome 4, xPecMax1.1, whole genome shotgun sequence includes:
- the LOC117325671 gene encoding tctex1 domain-containing protein 1-like, with protein sequence MKEKEKSGHGDHSKRGQDGHQKDDHAKGGQDGSPSVHHRVRKDSHHKPGHDGGHHKGHHHGDKSSPTTSSHPIRPRAGTLVHRDTAHSIVSGKSAHNADKRSVATSDEIQPMMGVKLENTYKLQPDFMFYETPVKKIISDVIQSQMTMKTYDPASMSKLCVLASDMIKEKVKQQMTLPRYKIVSSVLVGERGERDASMLVSSRCLWDQRYDNHVSVTVHKSGYYVIGMVFAVYAE encoded by the coding sequence ATGAAGGAAAAGGAAAAATCTGGACACGGCGACCACTCTAAGAGAGGCCAGGACGGTCACCAGAAAGATGACCATGCTAAAGGTGGACAGGACGGAAGCCCGTCTGTTCATCACAGAGTCAGAAAGGATAGTCATCACAAGCCAGGTCATGATGGAGGTCACCATAAAGGTCATCACCACGGCGACAAAAGCAGTCCAACGACGTCATCACATCCTATACGTCCAAGGGCGGGAACTCTGGTTCACCGCGATACGGCCCATTCTATCGTATCTGGAAAGAGTGCTCACAACGCAGACAAGCGTAGTGTTGCCACCTCAGACGAAATTCAGCCTATGATGGGAGTCAAACTTGAAAACACATACAAACTGCAACCTGACTTCATGTTTTATGAGACACCAGTCAAAAAGATTATTTCTGACGTTATACAGTCCCAAATGACCATGAAAACATACGATCCTGCGTCTATGAGTAAACTGTGTGTTCTGGCAAGTGACATGATAAAAGAGAAAGTTaaacaacaaatgacactcCCGCGATACAAGATTGTCAGTTCCGTACTTGTGGGGGAGAGAGGGGAACGTGATGCAAGTATGTTAGTATCTTCCAGGTGTCTCTGGGATCAGCGGTACGACAATCACGTGTCTGTTACGGTACATAAATCTGGGTACTACGTCATAGGAATGGTGTTCGCTGTTTATGCAGAAtga
- the LOC117326475 gene encoding octapeptide-repeat protein T2-like has protein sequence MFLGFVNDARDITQMFLGFVNDARDITQLFLGLQGRQRNKVTNNRNRGDRETKKPTIGTVETGNKETNDRNRGHRETKRPTTGTVETGKQRDQQQEHGRQRNNEANNRNRGDRETKRPTIGTWETEKQRSQQQEQERQRNKETNNRNSGDRETKRPTTGTWETEKQRSQQQEQGRQRNKESNNRNRGDRETKRPTTGTWETEKQRSQQQEQGRQRNKESNNRNRGDREQRDQR, from the exons ATGTTTCTAGGATTTGTCAATGATGCCAGGGACATCACACAGATGTTTCTAGGATTTGTCAATGATGccagggacatcacacagctgtttcttGGACTCCAG GGGAGACAGAGGAACAAAGTGACCAACAATAGGAACAGGGGAGACAGAGAAACAAAGAAACCAACGATAGGAACAGTGGAGACAGGGAACAAAGAGACCAACGATAGGAACAGAGGACACAGAGAAACAAAGAGACCAACAACAGGAACAGTGGAGACAGGGAAACAAAGAGACCAACAACAGGAACATGGGAGACAGAGAAACAACGAAGCCAACAACAGGAACAGGGGAGACAGAGAAACAAAGAGACCAACAATAGGAACATGGGAGACAGAGAAACAACGAAGCCAACAACAGGAACAGGAGAGGCAGAGAAACAAAGAGACCAACAATAGGAACAGTGGAGACAGGGAAACAAAGAGACCAACAACAGGAACATGGGAGACAGAGAAACAACGAAGCCAACAACAGGAACAGGGGAGACAGAGAAACAAAGAGAGCAACAATAGGAACAGGGGAGACAGAGAAACAAAGAGACCAACAACAGGAACATGGGAGACAGAGAAACAACGAAGCCAACAACAGGAACAGGGGAGACAGAGAAACAAAGAGAGCAACAATAGGAACAGGGGAGACAGGGAACAAAGAGACCAACGATAG